A window of the Caldalkalibacillus salinus genome harbors these coding sequences:
- a CDS encoding glycoside hydrolase family 88/105 protein produces the protein MSEQQPQNVKTMSPLTWAEEASQSLMRTYEPPMLPPERRWHYHQGVFLYGVYRLWEQTQNEAYYQYLKDYVDYLIDENGSLYFRRDELDAIQAGLLLFPLYKKTGDRRYALAAKKLRHLLDTINKTSEGGYWHKDKYPYQMWLDGLYMAGPFTVKYGEMFNEPQLIEWALFQESLMRKNTKDNTTGLYAHAWDEKREQSWADPDTGQSPDFWGRSIGWYGMALVDILEDLPSSHPKKGELTDVVRQLVDHLLRYQDERSGLWYQVVDKGHQPDNWLETSASCLFLYTIAKGMRLGILDRTYTTAMEKGYNGLITEKVEWREGENVRLNDICVGTSAGLYDYYVTRERSTNDLHGVGAFIMACVEIDRIQQGR, from the coding sequence ATGAGCGAGCAACAGCCACAAAACGTTAAAACGATGTCCCCCTTAACATGGGCAGAGGAAGCGAGTCAGTCACTCATGCGTACGTATGAACCACCAATGCTTCCACCAGAGAGAAGATGGCATTACCATCAAGGGGTATTCCTATACGGCGTCTATCGCCTTTGGGAACAGACTCAGAATGAAGCGTACTATCAGTATCTAAAAGATTACGTCGATTATCTCATTGATGAGAATGGTAGCTTATACTTCCGTAGAGATGAGCTTGATGCCATTCAAGCAGGGTTATTGCTGTTTCCACTGTACAAAAAAACTGGAGACCGTCGCTATGCCCTAGCCGCTAAAAAATTACGTCACCTCTTGGACACGATTAACAAAACGAGTGAAGGAGGCTATTGGCATAAAGATAAATATCCTTACCAAATGTGGCTAGACGGCTTGTACATGGCCGGCCCTTTTACCGTCAAATACGGGGAAATGTTTAACGAACCACAATTAATAGAATGGGCACTGTTCCAAGAATCCCTAATGCGTAAGAATACGAAAGACAATACGACAGGATTATACGCCCACGCATGGGATGAAAAGCGGGAACAATCATGGGCTGACCCCGACACAGGCCAATCGCCTGACTTTTGGGGAAGATCCATCGGTTGGTATGGTATGGCGCTAGTCGATATACTAGAAGACTTACCTTCCTCCCACCCGAAAAAAGGAGAGCTGACGGATGTAGTCCGGCAATTAGTCGATCATCTCCTTCGATATCAGGATGAGCGTTCAGGATTGTGGTATCAGGTTGTAGATAAAGGCCACCAACCTGATAACTGGTTAGAAACGTCCGCCTCCTGTTTATTCCTTTATACCATAGCTAAAGGGATGCGTTTAGGCATACTAGACAGGACTTACACGACAGCCATGGAGAAAGGCTACAACGGACTCATTACTGAAAAAGTAGAATGGCGTGAAGGCGAAAATGTACGTTTAAACGACATTTGTGTGGGCACCTCTGCAGGATTATATGACTATTATGTCACTCGCGAAAGAAGCACGAACGATCTCCATGGTGTCGGGGCCTTTATCATGGCGTGTGTAGAGATAGACAGAATTCAACAGGGACGTTAG
- a CDS encoding Gfo/Idh/MocA family protein, translating to MKKKYAICGLSNRAIKLFIGGMLEHFTDYTDIVGLLDVDSKRFEVCTSIHPQLSEVPEYGAEQFKQMVSETSPDTIIVTSRDDTHVNFILQALEHDLDVIVEKPMATTAEDCQRILDAEAKSKGKVTVTFNYRYAPIHTKIKELVLEGKVGRITSVDLNWYIDTYHGASYFKRWNRMREFSGGLSIHKSSHHFDLVNWWLDQQPEEVFAYGALNYYGPEGELNPEQVDGRYCGTCSMRQDCDYYVRWHARSEQLKVKDDHIGAIGLKNDHEHYTGYRPDQCIFDSDINIEDTYTATVKYNKGALLSYSINFSLPYEGYRLAINGTKGRIETTEYHAPARIPFPTPVQTIDYFPIFGAKETIHVVHREGGHGGADPVMLEDLFLGVDPRRTYPILSGAIDGGYAVSTGEAVWRSVQENKPIRLADLLTVKQKV from the coding sequence ATGAAGAAAAAATACGCTATCTGTGGTCTTAGTAACCGTGCGATTAAACTTTTTATCGGAGGGATGTTGGAGCATTTCACAGACTACACAGACATCGTGGGCTTACTAGACGTTGATTCAAAACGTTTTGAGGTGTGTACATCCATTCATCCGCAATTGAGTGAAGTGCCTGAATATGGGGCAGAACAGTTCAAGCAAATGGTATCTGAGACATCACCAGACACGATCATTGTGACTAGTCGCGATGATACGCATGTCAATTTTATATTACAAGCGCTAGAACATGATTTGGATGTGATTGTTGAGAAGCCCATGGCGACAACGGCAGAGGACTGCCAACGCATATTAGACGCAGAGGCCAAGAGTAAAGGGAAGGTCACGGTCACGTTCAATTATCGCTATGCACCTATCCACACCAAAATCAAAGAGTTGGTCTTAGAAGGTAAGGTAGGGCGTATTACGTCCGTTGATTTAAATTGGTATATCGATACGTATCACGGTGCGAGTTATTTCAAGCGCTGGAATCGTATGCGCGAGTTTTCAGGCGGACTTTCTATTCATAAAAGCTCGCATCACTTTGACCTTGTGAATTGGTGGTTAGATCAACAACCTGAGGAGGTCTTTGCTTACGGCGCACTGAACTACTACGGGCCAGAGGGAGAGTTAAATCCAGAACAGGTTGATGGAAGATATTGTGGGACGTGCTCAATGAGACAAGACTGCGATTACTACGTGAGGTGGCACGCACGGAGTGAGCAACTCAAAGTCAAAGATGACCATATTGGAGCGATCGGGTTGAAAAATGACCATGAGCACTATACTGGTTATCGCCCGGACCAATGTATCTTTGATTCTGACATTAACATAGAAGATACATACACGGCCACAGTAAAGTACAATAAAGGGGCATTGCTAAGCTATTCTATTAATTTTTCACTTCCTTACGAAGGGTATCGTCTTGCCATTAATGGAACCAAAGGCCGTATAGAAACGACGGAGTATCATGCACCAGCACGTATCCCCTTTCCAACGCCTGTGCAGACGATTGATTACTTCCCTATATTCGGGGCAAAAGAAACGATACACGTCGTTCATCGCGAGGGAGGTCATGGAGGAGCGGACCCTGTTATGTTAGAAGATCTCTTTCTTGGTGTTGACCCTCGACGAACATATCCTATTCTTTCCGGTGCCATAGATGGGGGATACGCCGTGTCAACTGGAGAGGCTGTGTGGCGTTCGGTGCAAGAAAATAAGCCCATCCGCTTAGCCGATTTGCTCACTGTAAAACAAAAAGTATAA
- a CDS encoding UxaA family hydrolase, with protein sequence MKSTHLHIRQDDAVIVTLTSLQKGEVLHTGDQTVTLREDVPSGHKVAIRDIEPGEEVIKYGFPIGVAKQRIRVGDWVHTHNVRTKLDSTLSYDYQAENSKVKAQPSDRTFLGYRRDDGQVGIRNEIWIINTVGCINKTAEVLAKMANQQFADAGIDGIYHYPHPFGCSQLGDDLHNTQKILRNLVQHPNAAGVLVIGLGCENNHIAAFKNVVGHVNEDRVKYIVSQEVEDELQAGLTAIGELVHYAEKFEREPVPVSELKIGLKCGGSDGFSGITANPLVGALSDRLIGEGGTTILTEVPEMFGAETILMNRAVDENVFSDMVHLINDFKEYFIKHDQPVYENPSPGNKSGGITTLEEKSLGCVQKGGLADVVDVLPYGGTVEKKGLNIVQGPGNDLVSVTTLAAAGAHIVIFTTGRGTPFGGPVPTIKMSTNSDLYQRKQNWIDFDAGPILEGMSIEDLQQQLYDYVLELASGGKQTHNEKNGFKEIAIFKDGVIL encoded by the coding sequence TTGAAATCGACTCATTTACACATTAGACAAGATGACGCTGTTATTGTGACCTTAACATCTCTCCAGAAAGGGGAGGTCCTCCACACAGGTGATCAAACGGTCACGCTTAGAGAGGATGTCCCATCTGGTCATAAAGTGGCGATAAGAGACATCGAGCCTGGAGAAGAGGTCATAAAGTATGGCTTTCCAATCGGTGTAGCCAAACAACGGATCAGAGTAGGAGATTGGGTACACACACATAACGTCCGTACAAAGCTAGACAGTACACTGTCCTATGATTACCAAGCAGAGAATAGCAAGGTTAAAGCGCAACCTTCAGATCGGACTTTTCTTGGTTATCGCAGGGATGATGGTCAGGTTGGTATACGTAACGAAATTTGGATCATCAATACCGTAGGTTGTATCAATAAGACGGCAGAAGTGCTCGCCAAGATGGCCAATCAGCAGTTCGCGGATGCAGGTATTGACGGTATCTATCATTATCCACATCCCTTCGGATGCTCACAATTAGGGGATGACCTGCACAATACTCAGAAAATTCTAAGAAACCTCGTGCAACATCCTAATGCAGCTGGGGTACTGGTGATCGGTCTCGGTTGTGAGAATAATCATATCGCTGCATTTAAAAACGTGGTGGGCCATGTCAACGAAGACCGTGTGAAATATATCGTCAGTCAAGAAGTAGAAGATGAACTTCAAGCCGGGCTAACTGCCATTGGAGAACTCGTACACTATGCCGAAAAATTTGAACGCGAGCCCGTACCCGTATCTGAATTGAAAATTGGTTTAAAGTGTGGTGGCTCCGACGGATTCTCTGGCATTACAGCCAATCCGCTCGTCGGTGCTTTGTCCGATCGTCTCATCGGTGAAGGAGGAACCACCATTCTTACTGAAGTACCCGAAATGTTTGGCGCTGAAACGATACTCATGAATCGTGCCGTAGATGAGAACGTTTTTTCAGATATGGTTCACTTAATTAACGATTTCAAAGAATATTTTATCAAACATGACCAACCTGTCTACGAAAATCCTTCCCCCGGTAATAAGTCTGGTGGTATCACAACACTTGAAGAAAAATCTTTAGGCTGTGTCCAAAAAGGAGGCTTGGCCGATGTGGTCGATGTTCTGCCTTACGGCGGCACTGTGGAAAAGAAAGGTCTGAATATCGTACAGGGACCGGGGAATGACCTCGTATCAGTGACTACGTTAGCAGCCGCTGGCGCCCATATCGTCATTTTTACAACGGGTCGAGGGACCCCTTTTGGCGGACCAGTACCGACGATCAAAATGTCCACAAACTCGGATCTGTATCAGCGTAAGCAGAATTGGATTGATTTCGACGCAGGTCCTATATTAGAAGGGATGTCCATTGAAGATCTGCAACAGCAATTATATGATTATGTCCTTGAGTTAGCTTCAGGTGGGAAGCAAACCCATAACGAAAAAAATGGCTTTAAAGAAATCGCTATATTCAAAGACGGGGTGATTCTCTAA
- a CDS encoding KR domain-containing protein → MSQALIIGGSGMLAQTSVWLAEQGYKVAVIGRSRSKLQKLQDRNKGIIPVSVDYTDGAALQHEVRDLQHQAPITLVVAWIHRTAPHALAQVLETISQHQKETFQLFHVLGSSSNLEEILKKLDTPAQCQYVQVQLGFKLTGSTSRWLTNEEISMGVIDAIQTKNSPYVVGQLHPWEKRP, encoded by the coding sequence ATGAGCCAAGCACTAATCATTGGTGGATCGGGTATGTTAGCGCAAACGAGTGTATGGTTAGCTGAACAAGGTTATAAAGTAGCCGTTATTGGGAGAAGCCGATCTAAACTTCAGAAGTTACAAGACAGGAACAAGGGTATCATCCCTGTATCAGTGGACTACACTGACGGTGCAGCCTTACAGCACGAGGTTAGAGATTTACAACATCAAGCGCCTATCACTTTGGTTGTCGCTTGGATTCATCGTACTGCACCACACGCATTGGCACAAGTCCTGGAAACGATTAGTCAGCACCAAAAGGAAACATTTCAATTGTTCCATGTACTTGGTAGTAGTTCTAACTTAGAAGAGATACTAAAAAAGTTGGACACACCTGCCCAGTGTCAATATGTCCAGGTTCAACTTGGTTTTAAATTAACGGGTTCTACCTCTAGGTGGTTAACGAACGAAGAAATATCTATGGGGGTCATCGATGCAATCCAAACAAAGAATAGTCCTTACGTTGTCGGACAGTTACACCCGTGGGAGAAGAGACCGTAA
- a CDS encoding MBL fold metallo-hydrolase — MSTNDGAVQQIYPITLPTPFAVGPVNVYIITGERLTLIDAGPYTQEAWLSFVEQLNAYGMMPSDIDQVVLTHHHPDHVGLLPFFPHGQLTVMGHFKNKPWLEEDPSFFNAQRTYFEQLYNSLGIDPSMIHNMNKEHTSIMHSYGVGALHTTLSEGDDVPGLSGWKVYETPGHASSHIILYKEDEGIMIGGDHLIGHISSNAIIEPPFPGEVDRPKTLVQYEQALKKCLELDVTTVYPGHGDVVRDPDSLIHKRLKQMNARAEKIKGLIIEAVHTDVKVIQSDHEATQTDSQNQKGIYSKWHGESSALNFMDICLAIFPQPEPQQQFLIFSEILGHLDLLEARGEIVTVTDAEGVTRFTVP; from the coding sequence ATGTCAACAAATGATGGAGCAGTACAGCAAATTTATCCCATCACACTACCAACGCCTTTTGCCGTTGGCCCTGTTAATGTCTATATCATAACGGGAGAGAGATTAACCCTCATTGATGCAGGTCCATATACACAGGAAGCTTGGCTTAGCTTTGTCGAGCAACTAAACGCATACGGTATGATGCCTAGCGATATTGATCAGGTGGTTCTGACCCACCATCATCCAGACCATGTGGGTTTGTTACCGTTTTTTCCTCATGGACAGTTAACCGTTATGGGACATTTTAAAAATAAACCTTGGCTTGAAGAAGATCCGTCTTTTTTCAATGCTCAGCGTACGTATTTTGAACAACTCTACAACAGCCTTGGTATAGACCCATCCATGATTCATAATATGAATAAAGAACACACATCGATCATGCACTCGTACGGTGTAGGTGCACTCCATACAACCTTAAGTGAAGGAGATGATGTCCCCGGATTATCCGGGTGGAAAGTGTATGAAACACCTGGCCATGCCTCAAGTCACATCATCCTGTATAAGGAAGATGAGGGGATTATGATAGGGGGAGATCATTTAATCGGGCATATCTCGTCAAACGCTATTATTGAACCTCCCTTTCCTGGGGAGGTAGACAGACCGAAAACACTTGTGCAATATGAGCAGGCTTTGAAGAAATGTCTAGAACTAGACGTCACAACCGTTTACCCTGGTCATGGAGACGTCGTTAGAGACCCTGATTCACTCATACATAAAAGGTTGAAACAAATGAACGCGCGTGCAGAGAAGATAAAGGGACTGATTATCGAAGCTGTGCACACAGACGTTAAAGTCATACAGTCGGATCACGAAGCTACTCAAACAGATTCACAGAATCAGAAAGGTATTTATTCTAAATGGCACGGGGAATCTTCTGCTCTAAACTTCATGGATATATGTTTAGCCATATTTCCACAACCTGAGCCCCAACAGCAGTTTCTTATCTTTTCAGAAATACTAGGACATCTGGATTTATTAGAAGCGCGTGGTGAAATAGTAACAGTCACTGATGCTGAAGGGGTCACACGGTTTACTGTGCCCTAA
- a CDS encoding NUDIX hydrolase: MNNNKDRLDLLEQRLKTRQPHILDHEFFHKSAVLIPMMSVEGEMHILFEVRSHQLRRQPGEICFPGGRVDAADNSMQDTAIRETCEELGIQENQVEVIAALDFLPLAHHSIVYPFAGCINHETQMTPNPEEVAEVFSVPIQHFLEHEPERYDLHLIPEPEENFPYHLIPKGEKYDWRKASLPEYFYYYQDYVIWGLTARILRHFVDLYKTAMD; the protein is encoded by the coding sequence ATGAACAATAATAAAGATAGATTAGACCTATTAGAACAACGCTTAAAGACGCGCCAACCCCATATATTAGATCATGAGTTTTTCCATAAATCAGCCGTGCTAATCCCTATGATGTCTGTTGAGGGGGAAATGCACATATTATTCGAAGTCCGTTCCCATCAACTTAGAAGACAACCCGGAGAAATATGTTTCCCTGGTGGAAGAGTGGATGCGGCCGACAACAGCATGCAAGACACGGCTATCCGTGAAACGTGTGAGGAACTAGGTATTCAGGAAAATCAAGTGGAGGTTATAGCCGCTTTAGATTTCCTCCCGTTAGCTCATCATTCTATCGTTTATCCGTTTGCTGGCTGTATCAATCATGAGACACAGATGACGCCTAACCCTGAGGAAGTGGCAGAAGTGTTCTCTGTACCTATTCAGCACTTCTTAGAACATGAACCGGAGAGATACGATTTGCACCTCATACCCGAACCGGAGGAGAACTTTCCTTATCATCTCATCCCCAAAGGCGAAAAGTATGATTGGCGTAAAGCGAGTTTGCCGGAATACTTCTATTACTATCAAGATTATGTGATTTGGGGACTCACGGCTCGTATTCTGCGTCACTTCGTCGACCTATATAAGACGGCCATGGACTAA
- a CDS encoding tagaturonate reductase gives MHHNQKETHSHAALNRQHYRAPYDYPVKAVQIGEGNFIRAFVDWMVDQCNLQGVFKGTIAATQPREQGAPKLQKLRQQDGLFTLVSRGLVEGQVTEEHQVVSSISKTIDPYQEWEAFLSLADDPHITYVFSNTTEAGVTYQPEKGDMTQPIHSYPGKLTALLYRRYNNTRRYANFKGLTIVPCELLERAGDDLRDIVLQHAKAWELDEAFHKWVQTENVFLNSIVDRIVTGYPHHEESRLLEQLGYHDALLTVAEPYYQWVIEGDEDMAKALPFHEAGLNVKWVPSLSPYIKRKVRILNGAHTWMVPIAFLHGHDTVREAMDDIDITQRLEAFLTQNVRPLLPFPQEEVDQYIRQTYDRFRNPYLHHRLLDIAMNSTTKFCTRLLPTLIESVEEQDTIPDGLLTSLAYFILFYRCEQNEDGQWIAWRWKDGVKQSYELKDAESALTTFETFWHAYDRDGDINRLVESILSSSRIWPTPLSKCGLSRDVLKRIYAQTAQKLQALIEESHNHGAQQQSKNVRG, from the coding sequence GTGCACCACAATCAAAAGGAAACCCATAGCCATGCTGCGCTGAATCGTCAACACTACCGCGCCCCTTATGATTATCCTGTAAAAGCGGTGCAAATTGGAGAAGGCAATTTTATACGAGCGTTCGTCGATTGGATGGTGGATCAATGTAATCTACAAGGTGTATTCAAGGGGACGATCGCTGCCACACAACCGAGAGAACAAGGGGCGCCCAAACTCCAAAAGCTAAGGCAACAGGATGGGCTTTTCACACTGGTCTCTAGAGGTTTAGTAGAGGGGCAAGTGACAGAGGAGCATCAGGTTGTGTCGAGTATCTCCAAAACCATAGATCCTTACCAAGAGTGGGAGGCCTTCCTTTCTTTGGCGGATGACCCTCATATCACATACGTGTTTTCCAATACGACTGAAGCGGGGGTGACGTACCAGCCAGAAAAAGGAGACATGACCCAACCTATTCATTCTTATCCAGGCAAGCTGACCGCTTTGTTATATCGCCGCTACAATAATACGAGGAGATATGCCAATTTCAAAGGGCTGACCATCGTGCCTTGTGAACTCCTTGAAAGAGCAGGGGACGATCTCAGAGATATCGTTTTACAGCATGCTAAAGCGTGGGAGTTAGATGAAGCGTTCCACAAGTGGGTGCAAACAGAGAATGTGTTTCTTAATTCTATCGTCGATCGTATTGTCACAGGTTATCCGCATCACGAGGAATCACGCTTACTAGAGCAGTTAGGATATCATGATGCCTTACTCACTGTGGCTGAGCCTTATTACCAGTGGGTGATTGAAGGGGATGAAGATATGGCGAAAGCCCTACCTTTTCATGAAGCGGGTCTCAATGTGAAATGGGTCCCGTCTCTCAGCCCTTATATCAAACGTAAAGTGAGAATATTGAACGGTGCTCATACCTGGATGGTTCCGATCGCTTTTCTACATGGCCATGACACCGTACGCGAAGCGATGGATGACATCGACATAACGCAGCGGCTAGAGGCCTTTTTAACTCAAAATGTACGTCCGCTCCTTCCTTTTCCACAGGAAGAAGTCGATCAGTATATTCGTCAAACGTATGATCGTTTTCGAAATCCGTATCTTCATCATCGTTTATTAGATATCGCCATGAACAGTACCACCAAGTTTTGCACACGTCTATTACCCACATTAATAGAAAGCGTAGAAGAACAAGACACAATCCCCGATGGGCTACTCACTTCACTCGCATACTTCATCCTATTTTACAGGTGTGAGCAGAACGAAGATGGCCAATGGATTGCATGGAGATGGAAGGATGGGGTGAAACAATCTTACGAGCTAAAGGATGCTGAATCAGCATTAACGACTTTCGAGACATTCTGGCATGCTTATGACCGAGACGGTGATATTAACCGTTTAGTCGAATCGATCCTGTCCTCTTCTCGCATATGGCCGACGCCACTCTCAAAATGTGGATTGAGCCGGGATGTCTTAAAGCGTATTTATGCTCAAACAGCTCAGAAACTTCAAGCCTTAATAGAAGAGAGTCACAATCACGGAGCTCAACAACAGTCGAAAAATGTAAGAGGTTAA
- a CDS encoding LacI family DNA-binding transcriptional regulator, translated as MGVTIKDIARLAGVSYSTVSKALNDSPLVRPDTKQKILDIANELGYQPNIAAKKLVSNQSKTIGVVWPTVNRVALSTIVTKLNEAVEAANYSMILSINDVTSAINLFKRFQVDGILVFETSHQILREGIDSQIPLTLIAVPDSPLPSIDVRRRDAIYKAVAYLHNLGHEKLAYVGHLPEQQDGQFEKYIGFTEALIRLGLNPRPEMFVNTEGLYVDHGYRAMHKLLQSGERPTAVIAGSYEITQGIIRATKEAGLRIPKDISLVGYDNIPQMEELEVPVTAVGASAETIANKAVDVLFKYIHDPKAQPTVASIEPEVNERKSCQPLYKVESE; from the coding sequence ATGGGTGTAACGATCAAAGATATTGCCCGCTTGGCCGGAGTAAGCTATTCTACGGTGTCTAAGGCATTAAATGATAGCCCCCTGGTCAGGCCCGACACGAAGCAAAAAATATTAGACATTGCTAATGAATTAGGCTACCAACCTAACATAGCGGCAAAAAAACTCGTCTCTAACCAGAGTAAAACGATTGGTGTGGTGTGGCCTACCGTTAACAGGGTCGCTCTATCTACCATTGTGACGAAGCTCAATGAAGCTGTGGAAGCAGCCAACTACTCGATGATATTATCCATTAACGATGTCACCTCTGCTATAAACTTATTTAAAAGGTTTCAGGTGGATGGCATTCTTGTTTTTGAAACAAGCCATCAAATATTGAGAGAAGGCATCGATAGTCAGATTCCCCTTACCCTCATCGCTGTTCCAGATAGTCCTTTGCCCTCTATTGATGTCCGAAGGCGAGACGCCATCTACAAAGCGGTGGCATATCTTCACAACCTAGGGCACGAAAAACTGGCCTATGTCGGTCATCTTCCTGAGCAGCAGGATGGACAATTTGAAAAATATATTGGATTCACAGAAGCGCTTATTCGTCTCGGATTAAATCCGCGCCCAGAAATGTTCGTTAATACAGAGGGGCTGTATGTGGACCATGGTTACCGGGCCATGCATAAGCTTCTGCAGTCCGGCGAAAGACCGACGGCCGTGATTGCAGGGTCATATGAAATTACACAAGGGATTATACGCGCGACTAAAGAAGCAGGCTTACGCATCCCTAAAGACATTTCTTTAGTCGGATATGATAACATCCCTCAAATGGAGGAGCTAGAAGTCCCCGTCACCGCAGTCGGTGCTTCAGCAGAGACTATTGCTAATAAAGCGGTGGATGTGTTATTCAAGTATATCCATGACCCTAAAGCTCAGCCTACAGTCGCATCTATCGAACCGGAAGTCAATGAAAGGAAATCCTGCCAACCACTCTACAAAGTTGAAAGTGAGTAA
- a CDS encoding ATP-binding protein yields the protein MSIHLSESYPFLFDYHSEAVCILNLHGDIIYANDNAGELFNDNRDLLLNRSYKDVYCFQSSAEFHYYFHQSVRGETHEFQMGMGAEHHRHRSELLIKTVPNILRGEILSVTLYITNMLDQQDVEADILQRSQDLCESFIENNRDPILLLNLDAKIVLANQAFSKLLGWKKENLEGFHILDCPSIPPHLIDQMKQYYTKVVSAVYEQEGEVNDELDTINTIRMTDDGKEYNMMLSITPIFDMNHKICNWAVHLRDITDKKLLEEEVQRLVIEHTLSQELSQLEHFNTVSQISASISHEVRNPLTVTRGFIQLLKNADLSEENREHYIDLSLRELDRASNIITDYLTFAKPSPDNVECLDLNQEIDYIISVINPYATMKNIHIQVSREAESLHILGESKKLHQSFINIIKNGVEAVEDNGNIHITLKKEAKRVIVEIKDTGKGMDEEQVAKLGTPYYTTKDKGTGLGTMVAFGIIKAMQGEVQIESEVGKGTTFYISFPHSSENGTYQ from the coding sequence ATGTCCATTCATTTATCTGAAAGTTATCCTTTTCTATTTGATTACCATTCTGAAGCGGTATGCATCCTTAACCTTCACGGAGATATTATTTATGCCAATGACAATGCCGGTGAGCTTTTTAACGACAACAGAGATTTACTCTTAAACAGGAGTTACAAGGATGTATACTGTTTCCAGAGTTCTGCAGAATTTCATTACTATTTTCATCAATCGGTTAGGGGCGAAACACATGAATTCCAAATGGGCATGGGGGCGGAACATCACCGTCACCGCTCAGAGCTGTTAATAAAAACCGTTCCAAACATACTAAGAGGTGAAATTCTGAGTGTCACGTTGTATATCACCAATATGCTAGATCAGCAAGATGTAGAAGCGGATATCTTGCAACGTTCACAAGATTTATGTGAATCATTTATCGAAAATAATCGTGATCCAATTTTATTACTCAACCTTGATGCGAAGATTGTGCTCGCTAACCAAGCATTTTCAAAGCTGTTAGGGTGGAAAAAAGAAAACCTAGAAGGGTTTCATATTCTAGACTGTCCCTCTATCCCCCCACACTTAATAGATCAGATGAAACAGTACTATACCAAAGTGGTGTCAGCTGTTTATGAGCAAGAGGGAGAGGTGAACGATGAGCTAGACACGATTAATACCATACGTATGACTGATGACGGGAAAGAGTATAATATGATGCTTTCCATCACCCCCATATTCGATATGAACCATAAGATATGTAATTGGGCGGTTCATCTACGTGATATAACGGATAAAAAGTTGCTAGAAGAGGAAGTGCAGCGTTTAGTCATAGAGCATACGTTATCACAAGAACTCAGTCAATTAGAACACTTTAATACGGTTAGCCAAATTTCCGCCAGTATTTCTCATGAGGTAAGGAATCCATTGACGGTGACGCGAGGTTTTATCCAGTTATTGAAAAATGCTGATTTATCGGAAGAGAATAGGGAGCATTATATCGATTTAAGCTTGAGAGAATTAGACAGAGCTTCAAATATTATTACGGACTATCTCACGTTTGCTAAACCATCCCCAGACAACGTAGAATGTTTAGATTTAAACCAAGAGATCGATTATATCATATCCGTTATTAACCCATACGCAACTATGAAGAATATACATATTCAAGTGAGTCGGGAGGCAGAGTCCCTCCATATATTAGGAGAAAGTAAGAAGCTTCACCAATCCTTTATTAATATTATAAAAAACGGAGTTGAGGCCGTAGAAGATAACGGAAATATTCATATTACACTTAAGAAAGAAGCTAAGAGAGTGATCGTAGAAATTAAAGATACTGGTAAAGGTATGGATGAAGAACAAGTGGCTAAGCTCGGTACGCCTTACTATACAACGAAGGATAAAGGAACTGGACTTGGTACAATGGTCGCTTTCGGTATCATTAAGGCGATGCAAGGGGAGGTGCAAATCGAAAGCGAGGTTGGCAAAGGGACGACTTTTTATATTTCTTTTCCTCATAGTTCAGAGAATGGGACATACCAATGA